The Zymobacter palmae DNA window CCATTGATGATCGCCATCGCATAGGCTCGGGTTTCGTCAGCATCGCGCTCGACCTCTTCACGCGGATAAGTGACTTCGACCTCGAACGGCGGGGTACGCGTGATCCAACGCTTAATGCGGAAGCGGCGCAGGCCCTGTGCGATGAACTGGATCTGATTACCTTCGGCTTCGGAGCGGTGCACACGTACCGTCGTACCGATCATCGGGAACTCGTCGTCGGTGGGTACTTTGCCGTCCCCTTCTCCCACGAAGGCAAGACCAACACAGTGGTGGGCAGTTTCTGCCACCTTCTGCATGGTGTCCTGCCAGCGCTCGCGGTTAATGATCAGCGGCTGTACTTGGGCAGGAAAAAACGGCCGATTGTTGATCGGCAACAGGTACAGGCGTTCCGGCAGCAGATCACGCGCGGGCGCCATCACATGACTCTGCCCCGCGGACGTTGCATCACGTGCGGCGTGCTCGGCCGCTTCGTCTGCGGCATGTTTACGGATATCATCATCCGTCGAATAATCATGTTCATTCATGAGTATTGGTCCTCGGTGCGTCATACTCCCGCCGTACAGCAAGAGTCGCCTCACCCTCAAGGCAGGTATTGGTTAATGCAATAAGGGCGACGGCACGGTTTATCAAGGTACCCTTCATCTCACCAGAGGCCGTGCGGGTAGCCGATAACGACGGCACTCCCAACGCAATGCCTTATTTCCCAACAAAAAAAGCCCCAGTGCATTCACTGAGGCTTTTAAATAGGGAGTACATCGCTAATACACTAGAACAGGGGTGTGCCGTTGGCGATAAGATGACCTTTGCTGATTTCGAACTTCACGTCATCACCCGCTTTGAGGTTGTACAGTCCCGCATAGGCGGCGAGACCGAGCGCCTGCGCAGGCACATTTCGAACCTCCAGCTGGCCTGCCAGCAGGTCGGGCAACTGCTTGTTGGCATCGTCAATGCTCTTGATGTTGGCATTTCCCACGCTCACATAACCATCCGCGGTTACCGAAGGGAGATCGTCACCCGAGAGGCTAAAACTCTCCAGCGTCAGTCGTGGTGATTCCTGCAGCAGCGCAGCGAGCTTGCGCTCGTATTCCGCCTGATTGAAATGACCGCTGCTCTCTCCTACCGACCGTACAGCCCCCATAAATAGGTCGCTAACTCTGCGATCTACCTTGAGACTAATAGCGCCTTTGTAGTGCTTGTTCACGGCAATGACATCCTGAACGCTAGCGGTCAAGTGATAGACCGGCGTCGTGTCTTGTTCGCTTATCCACGCCAACTTGGCATCATTCAGGTTGATGCCCAACTGGCCGTCCTTGATATTCAATTTCTTGATTTGGCTGCGGATATCAGGAATCTGCGACAGCATCAGAACCGCTATGCTTTTAGCGTTCTCCTCCGAATCTCTTTTCAGGCTATCCTTTATGATCGAGATAGCGCGTTCAACCCATGCATTGTCGTAAACAATAGAGTTGGTGACGTCGACCGCTGCAACCACCATGGTTTGTTGGAAAGACTGATAAGCAGCTTCATGAATGCGAATGATCAGACTGCCGTCATTGGCACGACAGATGCTCAGATCAGGCTGTTCGACCCTGAGCTCATCGCCATCACGGCCACTTAACACCAGCACGCCCTGCGTACTGACACGCATTTCACTGCCGCGTCCATCATCGTTATGCTTCACGTGCGCCTGAACGAGGAAGCGGTCATCAGATGCCTGCGCCAGCGTCATCACGTTCTGGCCGTTCACGACAAGCGCAACGCGACTGTCGATATCGGTACTGAAGAGCCCGTGATGCAGGGACAGTGGCGCGTCGATATTAACCTTGCCCTGCGCGTCAACAGCCACAATCGTCGCCGTCGAGGTGAACAGCCCTTTCTTTTCATCCTGAAGGTCGATGTGCACCTTAGACTGATAGGCGTTTGCATCGTCCACCCACTGATGAAGGCGAGCCATCGCCTTGTTGCCACTTACATAAAGGGTACCAAGGTAGGCAGCACCGACAATGGCAAGGCCTGCGATGATGGCGGGTGTCTTTCTCATACATACATCC harbors:
- a CDS encoding DUF945 family protein; its protein translation is MRKTPAIIAGLAIVGAAYLGTLYVSGNKAMARLHQWVDDANAYQSKVHIDLQDEKKGLFTSTATIVAVDAQGKVNIDAPLSLHHGLFSTDIDSRVALVVNGQNVMTLAQASDDRFLVQAHVKHNDDGRGSEMRVSTQGVLVLSGRDGDELRVEQPDLSICRANDGSLIIRIHEAAYQSFQQTMVVAAVDVTNSIVYDNAWVERAISIIKDSLKRDSEENAKSIAVLMLSQIPDIRSQIKKLNIKDGQLGINLNDAKLAWISEQDTTPVYHLTASVQDVIAVNKHYKGAISLKVDRRVSDLFMGAVRSVGESSGHFNQAEYERKLAALLQESPRLTLESFSLSGDDLPSVTADGYVSVGNANIKSIDDANKQLPDLLAGQLEVRNVPAQALGLAAYAGLYNLKAGDDVKFEISKGHLIANGTPLF